A DNA window from Desulfovibrio porci contains the following coding sequences:
- a CDS encoding sulfite exporter TauE/SafE family protein, which yields MFLLLLAAAVFVGGLIGTVGVGGILLIPALSALAGLSTHTAMGTALFSFIFTGLLGTWLFQRHGSIDWRITIPVCLGGLLCGYPGSLANAAAPAWLLDLLLGAVIIFAGVYALFPAKGGSPEYRAMKGRGNFRQKLLLLTIGGAVGFGSGLTGVGGPVLSVPLMVILGFSPLTAIATSQVIQITAALSGSAGNLAHGFIDADAAVWVTAAELVGVTVGARLAHSISQASLKKVVSVVCIVVGAFIILRACI from the coding sequence ATGTTTCTACTGTTATTGGCGGCGGCTGTCTTTGTCGGAGGGCTCATCGGCACTGTGGGCGTGGGCGGCATTCTGCTGATTCCGGCCCTCAGCGCCCTGGCCGGGCTTTCCACCCATACGGCCATGGGCACGGCGCTGTTCAGCTTCATCTTTACCGGCCTGCTGGGCACCTGGCTTTTCCAGCGGCACGGCAGCATCGACTGGCGCATCACCATTCCGGTCTGTCTGGGCGGCCTGCTCTGCGGTTACCCCGGTTCCCTGGCCAACGCGGCGGCCCCGGCCTGGTTGCTCGACCTGCTGCTGGGGGCCGTGATCATCTTCGCGGGCGTCTATGCCCTCTTTCCGGCCAAGGGCGGTTCGCCGGAATACCGGGCCATGAAAGGCCGGGGGAATTTCAGGCAAAAGCTGCTTCTGCTGACCATCGGCGGCGCGGTGGGCTTCGGCTCCGGTCTGACCGGCGTCGGCGGTCCGGTGCTCTCCGTGCCGCTCATGGTCATCCTCGGCTTTTCACCCCTCACGGCCATCGCCACCAGCCAGGTCATCCAGATCACCGCCGCCCTGTCCGGCAGCGCGGGCAATCTGGCCCACGGCTTCATCGACGCCGACGCCGCCGTCTGGGTCACCGCCGCCGAGTTGGTCGGGGTCACGGTCGGCGCGCGTCTGGCCCACAGCATCTCACAGGCATCCCTCAAGAAAGTGGTTTCCGTGGTCTGCATCGTGGTGGGCGCGTTCATCATCCTGCGCGCCTGCATCTAA
- a CDS encoding sulfotransferase family protein, whose translation MPIRLKERPIFMIGAERSGTTLVMALLGCHSRIAVPEVVWYYPRFHPYLHTYGDLSQASNFRVLAEEMVFGLKTPFWGMKVNPRTIVDEVLELAPERSFAGLYAGMHLRFARYADKPRWGEKTPHNLYFVGPMHHDFPDAQFIYITRDGRDSCVDYMESSFGPTNIYCAAHSWKRCWNAVKEWREPLRDKGLWLDVKYEELVREPQRVMRGVCEFLGEDFEDGMFDFYKTDLCQARGASRDHAPLGKPISDKYVGIYKDLLSRRDQRIFAAVAGKELEEAGYKNDVDAEMPDQRMIEKYLEFDGRIRAATLDGFEGHIVFESYNDWLIDQREERRKKGVWNPANAPVVFPAGDPDEEYITGLRAPARWKKHFSIKRRYVGDVVL comes from the coding sequence ATGCCTATCCGCCTCAAGGAACGCCCCATTTTCATGATCGGCGCCGAACGCTCCGGCACCACCCTGGTCATGGCCCTGCTTGGCTGCCATTCACGCATCGCCGTGCCCGAAGTGGTCTGGTACTACCCGCGCTTCCATCCCTATCTGCACACCTACGGCGACCTCTCCCAGGCAAGCAATTTCCGCGTCCTGGCCGAGGAAATGGTTTTCGGTCTGAAGACCCCCTTCTGGGGCATGAAGGTCAATCCCCGCACCATTGTGGACGAAGTGCTGGAGCTGGCTCCGGAACGCAGCTTCGCCGGGCTCTACGCGGGCATGCACCTGCGCTTCGCCCGGTACGCGGACAAGCCGCGCTGGGGTGAGAAGACGCCGCACAATCTCTATTTTGTGGGTCCCATGCACCATGACTTTCCGGATGCGCAATTTATCTATATCACGCGCGACGGCCGCGACTCCTGCGTGGACTACATGGAATCATCCTTCGGACCCACCAACATTTATTGCGCGGCCCATTCCTGGAAACGCTGCTGGAACGCGGTCAAGGAGTGGCGCGAACCCCTGCGGGACAAGGGACTCTGGCTGGACGTGAAGTACGAGGAGCTGGTGCGCGAACCGCAAAGGGTCATGCGCGGCGTGTGCGAATTCCTGGGCGAAGACTTCGAGGACGGCATGTTCGACTTCTATAAAACCGACCTCTGTCAGGCGCGCGGCGCTTCGCGCGACCACGCCCCGCTGGGCAAACCCATCAGCGACAAATACGTGGGCATTTACAAAGACCTGCTCTCCCGGCGCGACCAGCGCATTTTCGCGGCCGTGGCCGGCAAGGAACTGGAGGAAGCCGGTTACAAAAACGACGTGGACGCGGAAATGCCCGATCAGCGGATGATCGAAAAATACCTGGAATTCGACGGCCGCATCCGCGCCGCCACCCTGGACGGCTTTGAAGGCCATATCGTCTTTGAAAGCTACAACGACTGGCTTATCGACCAGCGCGAGGAACGCCGCAAAAAAGGCGTCTGGAATCCGGCCAATGCCCCGGTGGTCTTCCCGGCCGGAGACCCCGACGAAGAATACATCACGGGTCTGCGCGCGCCCGCCCGCTGGAAAAAGCACTTTTCCATCAAGCGGCGTTATGTGGGTGACGTGGTGCTGTAG
- a CDS encoding SLC13 family permease, whose amino-acid sequence MSDTHSAMRRALLILSGPALLLLALCLPCFGPLNARFGFGILFWMVWWWITTAVDIKLTCLVPIFVVCVYSYMPLGKVLEAYVHKEAALIFGATAITSAWVRWGFAKRLALNFLMRVSGNVRAQTAGWFILCGVTSFVVGNTTVAAMFAPVAVASLMYAGYSNNEERWNSKAASNILIAVAWGASVGGMATPLGGGQSVVTYGLLNKYLGHNIYFLDWTLRMLPVSVLVVLGVGIMMYFMKTDRESFGGNKEFYRQELAKLGPMSYEEKVSFYGFALAIALAVLQPLYAPYTKGPQWAWLQPTQLFCIIPLLLLFWPSRGVKDESILSPRTLRDHFPVTILFMWPAAVALSKILGATGASAVFGQWITPFVGISDGFSIAAWSVAANALSQVTSDTAAAGVMVPLAIEAMNHWNGLQFGAVPWVWITGAAISWSYAVASATGAQGIVAGYGANLRTMFLWGLAAAVISVAVTILYFWLAVVVLGLDFYILPPA is encoded by the coding sequence ATGTCCGATACCCATTCCGCAATGCGCCGCGCTCTGCTTATCCTGAGCGGCCCGGCCCTCCTGCTGCTGGCCCTCTGCCTGCCCTGCTTCGGTCCGCTCAACGCCCGTTTCGGCTTCGGCATCCTGTTCTGGATGGTCTGGTGGTGGATCACCACCGCCGTGGACATCAAACTGACCTGTCTCGTGCCCATTTTCGTGGTCTGCGTTTACAGCTACATGCCGCTGGGCAAGGTGCTGGAGGCCTACGTGCACAAGGAGGCCGCGCTCATTTTCGGCGCCACGGCCATCACTTCCGCCTGGGTGCGCTGGGGGTTCGCCAAACGCCTGGCCCTCAACTTCCTGATGCGCGTCAGCGGCAACGTGCGCGCCCAGACCGCCGGATGGTTCATCCTCTGCGGGGTCACCTCCTTTGTGGTGGGCAACACCACGGTGGCGGCCATGTTCGCGCCCGTGGCCGTGGCCTCGCTGATGTATGCCGGTTACAGCAACAATGAGGAACGCTGGAATTCCAAGGCCGCGTCCAATATCCTCATCGCCGTGGCCTGGGGAGCCAGCGTGGGCGGCATGGCCACCCCCCTGGGCGGCGGCCAGTCCGTGGTGACCTACGGCCTGCTCAACAAATATCTGGGCCACAACATCTATTTCCTCGACTGGACCCTGCGCATGCTGCCCGTTTCCGTTCTGGTGGTGCTGGGCGTGGGCATTATGATGTATTTCATGAAGACGGACCGGGAAAGTTTCGGCGGCAACAAGGAATTCTACCGCCAGGAACTGGCCAAGCTCGGTCCCATGAGCTACGAGGAAAAAGTCTCCTTCTACGGCTTTGCCCTGGCCATCGCCCTGGCCGTGCTCCAGCCGCTCTACGCCCCTTACACCAAGGGTCCGCAGTGGGCCTGGCTCCAGCCCACCCAGCTTTTCTGCATCATTCCCCTGCTTCTGCTCTTCTGGCCCTCACGCGGCGTCAAGGACGAAAGCATTCTTTCCCCCCGGACCTTGCGGGATCATTTCCCGGTGACTATCCTGTTCATGTGGCCCGCGGCCGTGGCCCTGAGCAAAATCCTGGGGGCCACCGGGGCCTCTGCCGTTTTCGGCCAGTGGATCACGCCCTTTGTGGGCATCAGCGACGGTTTTTCCATCGCGGCCTGGAGCGTGGCGGCCAACGCCCTTTCCCAGGTCACCAGCGACACTGCGGCGGCCGGGGTCATGGTTCCGCTGGCCATTGAAGCCATGAACCACTGGAACGGCCTGCAATTCGGCGCCGTGCCCTGGGTCTGGATCACCGGAGCGGCCATCAGTTGGAGCTACGCCGTGGCCTCGGCCACCGGCGCGCAGGGCATTGTGGCCGGTTACGGGGCCAATCTGCGCACCATGTTTCTCTGGGGTCTGGCGGCGGCTGTGATTTCCGTGGCCGTCACCATCCTCTACTTCTGGCTGGCAGTGGTGGTGCTGGGGCTGGACTTCTACATTCTGCCGCCCGCGTAA
- a CDS encoding sigma 54-interacting transcriptional regulator, translating into MSHVPFRFAFVSNSLPVAQTVRDYAATRHLPMEIRLAGMEEALPVARALLAEGTDVILGGGGTGKLLRRHLRRPVVTIARSHLDILEALLKAREHADYIACTCYGALPPWPALFSELLRVRLLPVPFTTTQELVSGISRAVDQGVGCVVGGGICAEIAQAQGCRGVVVTPGEEALERALDEALNIARSQQQDREQTAWLRGVLESLHEGIVGVDTDGRTATSNRAAEVLLEDLLDSAGADGPGLPESLGLAKALKTGRGEEGIIRRINGRELVINTRPILVDGKPRGALAAFAPAARLRDLSRKLKNSGRRGFIARHNLDSLLGASPAMRELRLQAARFADADAALHIHGESGTGKELLAHALHQAGPRRNGPFVALNCGALPDSLLESELFGYDEGAFTGARRGGKEGLFEMAQDGSIFLDEIADISPAVQIRLLRVLETGEIFRLGGDRPIAVNARVISSSWKDLVEEVRSGRFRADLYYRLSLLRLQTPPLRERPEDIPLLARHILARLNMAHKELSPHVLGLLKDYAWPGNVRELDALLRRYCLLSDGGQCDRALLEKLLDDLRATQGLLAPAERPADKAPTLPDGRAQGRGNLRERLETLEREIIRAELEKCAHNRGRAAKNLGISANTLWRKMKAGPR; encoded by the coding sequence ATGAGCCATGTTCCCTTCCGTTTTGCCTTTGTCTCCAACTCCCTGCCCGTGGCCCAGACCGTGCGCGACTACGCGGCGACCCGCCACCTGCCCATGGAAATCCGCCTGGCCGGCATGGAAGAGGCCCTGCCCGTGGCCCGCGCCCTGCTGGCCGAGGGCACGGACGTGATTCTGGGCGGCGGGGGCACCGGCAAACTGCTGCGCCGTCACTTGCGCCGCCCGGTGGTGACCATCGCCCGCAGCCACCTGGACATCCTCGAAGCCCTGCTCAAGGCGCGCGAGCACGCGGACTATATCGCCTGCACCTGCTACGGGGCGCTGCCTCCCTGGCCTGCCCTGTTTTCCGAACTGCTGCGCGTGCGTCTGCTGCCCGTGCCCTTCACCACTACCCAGGAACTGGTGTCCGGCATCAGCCGTGCCGTGGACCAGGGCGTAGGCTGCGTGGTAGGCGGCGGCATCTGCGCGGAGATAGCCCAGGCCCAGGGCTGCCGGGGCGTGGTGGTCACGCCGGGCGAGGAGGCCCTGGAGCGGGCCCTGGATGAAGCTCTGAACATCGCCCGCTCCCAGCAGCAGGACCGGGAGCAGACCGCCTGGCTGCGCGGTGTGCTGGAATCCCTGCATGAAGGCATCGTGGGCGTGGACACCGACGGGCGCACGGCCACCAGCAACCGCGCCGCGGAAGTTCTGCTGGAAGACCTGCTTGATTCCGCCGGTGCTGACGGCCCCGGCCTGCCGGAAAGCCTGGGGCTCGCCAAAGCCCTGAAAACCGGCCGCGGCGAGGAAGGGATCATCCGCCGCATCAACGGGCGCGAGTTGGTCATCAACACCCGTCCGATCCTGGTGGACGGCAAGCCGCGCGGCGCGCTGGCGGCCTTTGCTCCGGCCGCCCGCCTGCGCGATCTGAGCCGCAAGCTCAAAAACAGCGGCCGACGCGGCTTCATCGCCCGCCACAATCTGGACAGCCTGCTGGGCGCAAGCCCGGCCATGCGCGAGCTGCGCCTCCAGGCCGCCCGCTTCGCCGACGCGGACGCCGCCCTGCACATCCACGGCGAAAGCGGCACCGGCAAGGAGCTGCTGGCTCACGCCCTGCACCAGGCCGGGCCGCGCAGGAACGGTCCCTTCGTGGCCTTGAACTGCGGCGCGCTGCCCGACAGCCTGCTGGAAAGCGAACTCTTCGGCTACGACGAGGGCGCGTTCACCGGCGCACGGCGCGGCGGCAAGGAAGGCCTGTTTGAAATGGCCCAGGACGGCAGCATTTTTCTGGACGAAATCGCGGACATCAGCCCGGCCGTGCAGATCCGCCTGTTGCGCGTGCTGGAAACCGGCGAAATATTCCGTCTGGGCGGCGACAGGCCCATTGCCGTCAACGCCCGCGTGATCAGCTCCTCCTGGAAGGATCTGGTGGAAGAGGTACGGTCCGGGCGCTTCCGGGCTGATCTCTATTACCGCCTCTCCCTGCTGCGTCTGCAAACCCCGCCCCTGCGCGAGAGGCCGGAGGACATCCCTCTGCTGGCGCGACACATTCTGGCAAGGCTAAACATGGCGCACAAAGAACTTTCGCCCCATGTCCTGGGCCTGCTGAAGGACTATGCCTGGCCCGGCAACGTGCGCGAGCTGGACGCCCTGCTGCGCCGCTACTGCCTGCTCTCGGACGGCGGACAGTGCGACAGGGCCCTGTTGGAAAAGCTGCTTGACGATCTGCGCGCCACGCAGGGGCTGCTTGCCCCGGCGGAACGGCCCGCCGACAAAGCCCCCACCCTCCCCGACGGCCGCGCACAAGGCCGGGGCAATCTCAGGGAACGTCTGGAAACCCTGGAGCGGGAGATCATCCGCGCCGAACTGGAAAAATGCGCGCACAACCGCGGCCGGGCCGCCAAAAATCTGGGCATCAGCGCCAACACCCTCTGGCGTAAAATGAAGGCCGGTCCGCGCTGA
- a CDS encoding MotA/TolQ/ExbB proton channel family protein yields the protein MEFSFFSMIAQASLVAKAVLALLVLMSIGSWGMMIQKFIALSAASRKALSGTERFEKAASLREAVQSLGSDPASPLYYIAHQGVLEFNRSKELGNSSEVVVDNVRRALRQGVASELSRLQRSLSVLATTANTAPFIGLFGTVWGIMSSFHSIGMLKSASLATVAPGISEALVATAIGLGVAVPATVGFNIFMGRLSQVDTLLVNFAGFFLNRVQRELNAHRPVQRAGATEL from the coding sequence ATGGAATTCAGTTTTTTTTCGATGATCGCCCAGGCGAGCCTGGTGGCCAAGGCCGTGCTGGCGCTTCTGGTGCTCATGTCCATCGGCAGCTGGGGGATGATGATCCAGAAGTTCATCGCGCTCAGCGCGGCCAGCCGCAAGGCTCTGAGCGGCACCGAGCGTTTCGAGAAGGCCGCCAGTCTGCGCGAGGCCGTGCAGTCTCTGGGGTCCGACCCGGCTTCGCCGCTCTACTACATCGCCCATCAGGGCGTCCTGGAGTTCAACCGCTCCAAGGAGCTGGGCAATTCCAGCGAAGTTGTGGTGGACAATGTGCGCCGGGCTCTGCGTCAGGGCGTCGCCAGTGAGCTGTCCCGCCTGCAGCGTTCCCTCTCGGTGCTGGCCACCACGGCCAACACCGCGCCCTTCATCGGCCTGTTCGGCACGGTCTGGGGCATCATGAGCTCGTTCCACTCCATCGGCATGCTCAAATCCGCCTCCCTGGCCACCGTCGCGCCGGGCATTTCCGAAGCCCTGGTCGCCACGGCCATCGGTCTGGGCGTGGCCGTGCCCGCCACGGTGGGCTTCAACATCTTTATGGGCAGGCTTTCCCAGGTGGACACCCTGCTGGTCAATTTCGCGGGCTTCTTCCTGAACCGCGTCCAGCGCGAGCTCAACGCCCACCGTCCCGTGCAGCGCGCGGGCGCCACGGAGCTGTAA
- a CDS encoding ExbD/TolR family protein has product MGASLGNSKFVSEINVTPFVDVMLVLLIIFMVATPMMSQGLDVDLPQTKQVEVLPTEADHMVLTVRKDGKIFLDEYGVDNMEDLEGYLQRLVKEKNKSLFLQADKEVPYGIVVEVMGHIKAVGIEKLGVMAEQPEGAAPGGAKPAAAGTRK; this is encoded by the coding sequence ATGGGCGCGAGCCTCGGCAACAGCAAATTTGTCTCGGAGATCAACGTCACGCCCTTTGTGGACGTGATGCTGGTGCTCCTGATCATTTTCATGGTGGCCACGCCCATGATGAGCCAGGGACTGGACGTGGATCTGCCCCAGACCAAACAGGTGGAAGTACTGCCCACCGAAGCGGACCACATGGTCCTCACGGTGCGGAAGGACGGCAAGATCTTTCTGGACGAATACGGCGTGGACAATATGGAAGACCTGGAGGGCTACCTTCAGCGTCTGGTCAAGGAAAAGAACAAGAGCCTCTTTTTGCAGGCCGACAAGGAAGTTCCCTACGGCATCGTGGTGGAGGTCATGGGCCATATCAAGGCCGTGGGCATTGAAAAGCTGGGCGTGATGGCCGAGCAGCCCGAGGGCGCGGCCCCCGGCGGCGCGAAACCCGCTGCCGCCGGAACCCGGAAGTAG
- a CDS encoding cell envelope integrity protein TolA, whose translation MRLASYVLSFCLHLAAFLLIWFWPSHPPIRLDTPPVMISLVEGAPGGNRTPSPILGHMGEPAEGPKAPTPPAPKNEIAAPAREEVREPAPVPAPPKEAAPVKKPELKPEPKPEPKPEPKPEATPVAQKKKDLPKKEEPPKDEPQKQEKKEEPQKAKQEQPKKRAPKEDPVAAALQKARKATSRAESGDRGNAIEQALAQAQRKAGGNRGGGGGEGDGPGGGGLGDVYMGQVMLAVRPNWGFASAARANLACSVRVRVDMQGKVLQAELSQSSGNAQYDASAVNAVVRTGQAGQFPPPPSAEYTDLELVFSYDELMGR comes from the coding sequence ATGCGCCTGGCCTCCTATGTCCTTTCTTTCTGCCTGCATCTGGCGGCCTTTCTGCTGATCTGGTTCTGGCCCAGCCATCCTCCGATCCGGCTGGACACCCCGCCGGTGATGATCAGCCTGGTGGAAGGCGCGCCCGGCGGCAACCGGACGCCCTCGCCCATTCTGGGGCATATGGGTGAACCGGCGGAAGGTCCCAAGGCCCCTACGCCGCCCGCGCCCAAAAATGAAATCGCCGCGCCCGCGCGGGAAGAGGTCCGGGAGCCCGCGCCTGTGCCCGCGCCGCCCAAGGAAGCCGCGCCGGTTAAAAAGCCCGAGCTCAAGCCGGAACCGAAGCCGGAACCAAAACCCGAACCCAAGCCCGAGGCCACCCCGGTAGCCCAGAAAAAGAAAGACCTGCCCAAGAAGGAAGAGCCTCCCAAGGACGAACCCCAAAAGCAGGAAAAAAAGGAAGAGCCCCAAAAGGCCAAGCAGGAGCAGCCCAAAAAGCGGGCCCCCAAGGAAGATCCGGTGGCCGCCGCTTTGCAGAAGGCCCGCAAGGCCACTTCCCGCGCCGAATCCGGCGACCGGGGCAACGCCATTGAACAGGCCCTGGCCCAAGCCCAGCGCAAGGCCGGCGGCAATCGCGGCGGGGGCGGCGGCGAAGGCGACGGCCCCGGCGGGGGCGGCCTGGGCGACGTCTATATGGGCCAGGTCATGCTGGCCGTGCGCCCCAACTGGGGCTTCGCCTCGGCGGCGCGCGCCAATCTGGCCTGCTCGGTCAGGGTCAGGGTGGACATGCAGGGCAAGGTTCTGCAAGCTGAACTGAGTCAAAGCTCGGGCAATGCCCAGTACGACGCCTCGGCGGTCAACGCCGTGGTGCGCACCGGTCAGGCCGGACAGTTCCCGCCGCCGCCCTCGGCCGAATACACGGACCTGGAGCTGGTTTTCAGCTATGATGAACTTATGGGACGCTGA
- a CDS encoding TonB family protein, with amino-acid sequence MASPLRAGLAALLTLQLITAVPAFGASIAAVDQNGGYSGKVLDKVIAIWAPPPALKGDFTVRLKVSLDGQGKVLDCRSVKASGMEALDSSACGAVRQAAPFGAPPYGMPLDVHLAFWTGTPKGKAQAETLSTEEALRAEVMARTKAEGLMGQQRASSVEERARERAEAIAKNAGQPLPDVKAAPVAPPPRAKAAPGATQKNASKNPRSGLSTDSPATESIRSAKGKTAAPSANATGLTEEEMRLDIDAPAAPAAQSVPGNGKTVDPAPAASRPAESKPAVMAQDQYDARYSKYFSTITRNLRNAMFIPAETAPGTYYATVRLDVDAAGAIKKSTLLQGSGDKLLDRFVLQGIRRAGSVTPPPAGLGNTLDVTFTLVRR; translated from the coding sequence ATGGCATCCCCGTTGCGCGCGGGCCTTGCGGCCCTGTTGACACTACAGCTTATTACGGCGGTTCCGGCCTTCGGCGCAAGCATTGCGGCGGTGGATCAGAACGGCGGCTATTCCGGCAAGGTGCTGGACAAGGTTATTGCGATCTGGGCGCCGCCGCCGGCGCTCAAGGGTGATTTTACCGTCAGACTGAAAGTTTCCCTGGACGGCCAGGGCAAGGTGCTGGACTGCAGATCCGTCAAAGCCTCGGGCATGGAAGCTCTGGACAGCTCCGCCTGCGGCGCGGTACGCCAGGCGGCTCCGTTCGGAGCGCCGCCCTACGGCATGCCTCTGGACGTGCATCTGGCCTTCTGGACCGGCACGCCCAAGGGCAAGGCCCAGGCCGAAACCCTTTCCACGGAAGAAGCGCTGCGGGCGGAGGTCATGGCCAGGACCAAGGCGGAAGGCCTCATGGGCCAGCAACGGGCCAGTTCCGTGGAGGAGCGCGCCCGTGAGCGCGCCGAGGCCATTGCCAAAAACGCCGGCCAGCCCTTGCCTGACGTCAAGGCCGCGCCCGTGGCCCCGCCGCCCCGCGCCAAGGCCGCGCCGGGCGCAACGCAAAAAAACGCCTCCAAAAACCCGCGCTCCGGTCTCAGCACGGACAGCCCGGCCACCGAGAGCATTCGCTCCGCCAAGGGAAAAACCGCCGCGCCGTCCGCCAACGCCACGGGGCTCACTGAAGAAGAAATGCGTCTGGATATTGATGCGCCCGCCGCTCCGGCGGCTCAGTCGGTTCCGGGCAACGGCAAAACCGTGGATCCGGCCCCGGCCGCATCGCGGCCTGCGGAAAGCAAGCCCGCCGTCATGGCGCAGGACCAGTACGACGCGCGCTACAGCAAATATTTTTCCACCATCACCCGGAATTTGCGCAACGCCATGTTCATCCCCGCGGAAACCGCGCCGGGCACCTATTACGCTACAGTGCGGCTGGACGTGGACGCCGCGGGCGCCATCAAAAAATCCACCCTGCTGCAAGGCAGCGGGGACAAACTACTGGACAGATTCGTGCTTCAGGGCATTCGCCGGGCAGGCAGCGTAACGCCGCCGCCCGCAGGCCTCGGCAACACGCTGGACGTCACCTTTACACTGGTGCGCCGCTGA
- a CDS encoding PD40 domain-containing protein, with product MKKILLLLALALSAALGPFFGSAAEAAMRVDIMNPGQNIVNLALAAPLKGPQVQATGMGGELQKLVEQNLSFLPFMRLTDPKAVLGGVLLPGYEPPALDFKRFQLAGSDIVVTTFWPDGDSGTRPVQIRAFETNTGGRLFGKEYPKVNSRDLPEVADRFCADLLEALTGNGAFFRSTLAFVKKTGKLSANVWLVKPTGRDLRQITNMPGEAMSPAWSPDGRFVVFTHIDPKSHALGVWDRSTGKVQRIRFPGNVVIGPAFMPDNKVAVALSNGKYPVIFLLNHVFQKERVLEQSNAINVSPTFDSTGTKMAFTSSRLGGPQIFLKDLNSGSISRVSKNGTYNSEANLSPDGTLVVYSRMTDYGHRIFVQDMLTGMERQITFGPGSDEQPSFCADSYFIAFASTRSGGRGIYLTTRHGGDAKQVPTGGGAASFPRWGMPVTQK from the coding sequence ATGAAAAAAATCCTTCTTCTCCTGGCCCTGGCTCTGTCTGCGGCGTTGGGGCCGTTTTTCGGTTCCGCCGCCGAAGCGGCCATGCGCGTGGATATTATGAATCCCGGCCAGAATATCGTCAATCTGGCGCTGGCCGCGCCGCTCAAAGGCCCGCAGGTCCAGGCCACGGGCATGGGCGGGGAACTGCAAAAACTGGTGGAGCAGAACCTGAGCTTTCTGCCCTTCATGCGCCTCACTGACCCCAAGGCCGTGCTGGGCGGTGTGCTCCTGCCCGGCTACGAGCCGCCCGCGTTGGACTTCAAACGCTTCCAGCTGGCCGGTTCGGACATCGTGGTCACCACTTTCTGGCCCGACGGCGACAGCGGCACCCGGCCCGTCCAGATCCGCGCTTTTGAAACCAATACCGGCGGCCGCCTGTTCGGCAAGGAATATCCCAAGGTCAACAGCCGCGACCTGCCCGAAGTGGCCGACCGCTTCTGCGCCGACCTGCTGGAAGCCCTGACCGGCAACGGCGCCTTCTTCCGCTCCACCCTCGCCTTTGTGAAGAAGACCGGCAAACTGAGCGCCAACGTCTGGCTGGTCAAGCCCACTGGCCGCGATCTGCGCCAGATCACCAATATGCCGGGCGAGGCCATGTCTCCGGCGTGGTCCCCGGACGGACGCTTTGTGGTCTTCACCCATATCGACCCCAAGTCCCACGCTCTGGGCGTCTGGGACCGCTCCACCGGCAAGGTGCAGCGCATCCGCTTCCCCGGCAACGTGGTGATCGGCCCGGCCTTCATGCCCGACAACAAGGTGGCCGTGGCCCTGTCCAACGGCAAATACCCGGTCATTTTTCTGCTCAACCATGTCTTCCAGAAGGAGCGCGTGCTGGAACAGAGCAACGCCATCAATGTTTCACCCACCTTTGACAGCACGGGCACCAAGATGGCCTTCACTTCCTCCCGTCTGGGCGGACCGCAGATCTTCCTCAAAGACCTGAACAGCGGCAGCATCAGCCGGGTGAGCAAGAACGGCACCTATAACAGCGAAGCCAATCTTTCGCCCGACGGCACCCTGGTGGTCTACAGCCGGATGACCGATTACGGCCACCGCATCTTCGTGCAGGACATGCTGACGGGCATGGAACGCCAGATCACCTTCGGCCCCGGCAGCGATGAGCAGCCCTCCTTCTGCGCGGACAGTTACTTCATCGCCTTCGCCTCCACCCGCAGCGGCGGACGCGGCATCTATCTGACCACCCGCCACGGCGGCGACGCCAAGCAAGTGCCCACCGGCGGCGGCGCGGCTTCTTTCCCGCGCTGGGGCATGCCTGTGACGCAGAAGTAA